A region of Toxorhynchites rutilus septentrionalis strain SRP chromosome 1, ASM2978413v1, whole genome shotgun sequence DNA encodes the following proteins:
- the LOC129767674 gene encoding alpha-2 adrenergic receptor-like isoform X2: MDYPLMSAGNISQEDFLAIVGGNSSLAGILGGSATNVFNDTLGGVLATGDNRTIFHGYPSGYTLPHIIIASIIVTILMIVIVVGNLLVIIAIATEKALKNIQNWFIASLAVADFFLGLVIMPFSLANELMGYWIFGNWWCDVHSAMDVLLCTSSIMNLCLISLDRYWSITKAIEYLKTRTPARAAFMIAAVWVMSALVCIPPLLGWKAPRPEEHVQLPQCQGKKQKQNNH, encoded by the coding sequence ATGGATTACCCCTTGATGTCGGCAGGTAACATCTCGCAAGAGGACTTCCTGGCCATCGTCGGCGGGAATTCGTCACTGGCCGGAATACTGGGCGGCTCGGCCACTAATGTCTTCAATGACACGTTGGGTGGAGTTCTGGCCACCGGTGATAATCGGACCATTTTCCACGGCTATCCAAGCGGATACACACTGCCGCACATCATCATCGCTTCAATTATTGTGACAATACTAATGATAGTGATTGTGGTCGGTAACCTGCTGGTGATCATAGCGATTGCCACCGAGAAGGCGCTCAAAAACATCCAGAATTGGTTCATTGCCTCGCTGGCGGTGGCGGATTTTTTTCTCGGGCTGGTCATCATGCCCTTTTCGCTCGCCAACGAGCTGATGGGCTACTGGATTTTCGGGAACTGGTGGTGTGATGTGCATTCCGCGATGGATGTGTTGCTCTGTACGTCCTCGATCATGAACCTGTGCCTGATCTCGCTGGATCGGTACTGGAGCATCACGAAGGCGATTGAATATCTGAAAACAAGGACACCAGCGAGGGCGGCGTTCATGATAGCCGCGGTTTGGGTGATGTCGGCGTTGGTATGCATTCCGCCGCTGCTCGGCTGGAAGGCGCCCCGCCCGGAGGAACACGTTCAGCTGCCACAGTGTCAG